A single Cannabis sativa cultivar Pink pepper isolate KNU-18-1 chromosome 7, ASM2916894v1, whole genome shotgun sequence DNA region contains:
- the LOC115697688 gene encoding probable E3 ubiquitin-protein ligase RHC2A, translating into MDLAGTSYWCYRCSRIINVGIQVPVQDTLLCLHCGGGFVEEMQNSTPTRSPIHNRFPAAAMYLDNTPNPEIRSYGQRLRRSQRSSRDRSPFNPVIVLRGVAEGSEGGSNNGEEMNGTDRSNFELYYDDGVGTSLRPIPPSISDFFMGSGFDRLLDQLSQLEINGVGRMDHPPASKAAIESMPIIKIVANHISTELHCAICKEEFELNSEAREMPCKHIYHTDCILPWLSLRNSCPVCRHQLPTDVRGCRRNSPESADGVGDEETMGLTIWRLPGGGFAVGRFTGGRRAAERELPIVFTEMDGGFNTTGAPIRIAFQSSGSISRERGRVGRAFHNFFSFFGRLRRSSTRSGAEPNLTRRSPSSTIFSRARRSQRWTLDDSR; encoded by the coding sequence ATGGATTTGGCTGGAACATCATATTGGTGCTATAGATGCAGTCGAATCATTAACGTAGGAATCCAAGTTCCGGTCCAAGATACCTTACTTTGTCTGCATTGTGGTGGCGGATTTGTTGAAGAAATGCAGAACTCAACCCCAACTAGATCCCCAATCCATAATCGGTTTCCAGCTGCTGCTATGTACCTTGACAATACCCCCAATCCAGAGATTCGTAGTTATGGCCAAAGGCTGCGCCGCAGCCAAAGAAGTAGTCGTGACCGCTCGCCTTTTAACCCTGTTATTGTCCTTCGTGGCGTCGCTGAGGGTAGCGAGGGCGGCAGCAACAACGGAGAAGAAATGAATGGTACTGATCGAAGTAACTTTGAGCTATATTACGATGATGGTGTTGGAACTAGTCTTCGGCCCATACCTCCTAGcatttctgatttttttatgGGTTCAGGATTTGACCGCCTTTTGGATCAATTGTCACAGTTAGAAATTAATGGGGTTGGGAGAATGGATCATCCTCCAGCGTCCAAAGCGGCTATTGAATCCATGCCCATTATCAAGATTGTGGCAAACCATATATCCACGGAATTACACTGTGCTATTTGTAAGGAGGAATTTGAGCTCAATTCAGAAGCTCGAGAGATGCCCTGCAAGCATATCTACCATACAGACTGTATCCTTCCGTGGCTTTCACTTCGTAACTCTTGCCCTGTTTGTCGCCATCAACTGCCCACTGATGTGCGTGGGTGTCGCAGAAACTCCCCAGAGTCTGCTGATGGGGTTGGGGATGAAGAAACAATGGGTTTAACAATATGGAGGCTTCCGGGTGGTGGTTTTGCTGTTGGGAGGTTTACAGGTGGTAGGCGAGCCGCTGAGCGTGAGCTTCCTATCGTTTTCACTGAAATGGATGGTGGTTTTAATACCACTGGTGCTCCAATAAGGATCGCATTTCAGTCTAGTGGAAGTATTTCAAGGGAGAGGGGCCGAGTGGGACGAgcatttcacaattttttctcattttttgggAGGCTCAGAAGGTCATCCACTCGGTCTGGTGCTGAACCGAATCTAACTCGAAGGAGTCCTTCTAGTACCATTTTCAGTAGAGCAAGGCGCAGCCAACGCTGGACATTAGATGATAGCCGATGA
- the LOC115698322 gene encoding uncharacterized protein LOC115698322, with protein MASMSSLQTIFQAKPRSFSSQYGVCSPSTASPAGSTALSWNLSEKNKKKTRPLTVVAAVGDVSADGTAYLIAGAAAVALLGTAFPILFSRKDTCPECDGAGFVRKSGVTLRANAARKDETQIVCARCNGLGKLNQIDKN; from the exons ATGGCTTCAATGTCTTCTCTCCAGACTATCTTTCAAGCAAAACCAAGAAGCTTTTCTTCTCAGTATGGTGTCTGCAGTCCATCAACAGCATCACCAGCAGGGTCCACAGCTCTTTCTTGGAACCTAAGTgagaagaacaagaagaagacaAGACCTCTAACTGTGGTGGCTGCGGTTGGGGATGTATCAGCCGATGGAACAGCTTACTTGATTGCTGGTGCAGCTGCTGTGGCTCTACTTGGAACTGCTTTCCCTATCCTCTTCTCCCGAAAAGACAC ATGTCCTGAGTGTGATGGGGCAGGGTTCGTTCGAAAGTCAGGGGTAACCTTAAGAGCAAATGCAGCAAGAAAAGATGAGACTCAGATTGTTTGTGCTCGTTGCAATGGCCTTGGCAAGCTTAATCaaattgataaaaattaa